In Bacillus sp. Cs-700, one genomic interval encodes:
- a CDS encoding sodium:alanine symporter family protein, translating into MQAIEAINEILWGPIMISLLLGTGLFFTIRLGFIQFTGLKEGFRQTFGPLFSKKKQNGISSYQALSTAIAAQVGTGNLAGVATAIAAGGPGAIFWMWISSFLGMATIFAEAVLAQKFRVKENGVVKGGPAYYIRDGLGSKKLAAFFAIAIICALGFVGNMVQSNSIAEAFQTAFQIPPLVIGFGVAILISLILFGGINRIARFAGNVVPIMALLYIIGAIMILVLHFDQVLPALSLIVESAFTPESAGGGVLGASIKEAIRYGVARGLFSNEAGMGSTPHAHAVAEVKHPAQQGFVAMVGVLIDTVIICTVTALVILVTDGANSNLTGIELTQASFTSGLGSFGVYFIAFSLLFFSFTTILGWAYFGETNVNYLFGEKSVPYYRAAVLIFIVLGTVLNVPFVWQLADTFNAFMVLPNVIALIALSSVVKKSYKELSQ; encoded by the coding sequence GTGCAAGCAATAGAAGCAATAAATGAGATACTGTGGGGACCTATTATGATTTCCCTTCTTCTTGGAACTGGACTATTCTTCACGATACGTCTTGGATTTATCCAGTTTACAGGTTTAAAAGAAGGGTTTCGTCAAACATTTGGCCCCCTTTTCTCAAAAAAGAAACAAAACGGCATATCATCTTACCAGGCACTCTCAACAGCCATTGCCGCTCAAGTAGGAACAGGAAACTTAGCCGGGGTGGCCACTGCTATTGCAGCAGGTGGACCAGGAGCTATTTTTTGGATGTGGATCTCTTCCTTTCTTGGTATGGCCACGATCTTTGCGGAAGCGGTGCTAGCTCAGAAGTTTCGCGTTAAAGAAAACGGAGTTGTGAAAGGTGGTCCTGCTTACTATATCCGCGACGGGCTAGGTAGTAAAAAACTAGCCGCTTTCTTTGCCATAGCTATTATTTGTGCACTTGGATTTGTCGGGAATATGGTGCAATCCAATTCAATAGCAGAAGCGTTTCAAACCGCCTTTCAAATTCCACCGCTTGTGATCGGTTTCGGCGTTGCGATATTAATTAGTTTAATTCTATTCGGTGGTATCAATCGCATCGCCCGATTTGCAGGAAATGTTGTTCCAATCATGGCATTACTCTACATCATTGGGGCCATTATGATTCTTGTCTTACATTTTGATCAAGTACTTCCAGCACTATCACTTATCGTTGAGTCAGCTTTTACTCCTGAATCTGCTGGAGGCGGAGTGCTTGGTGCTTCTATTAAAGAAGCCATTCGATATGGGGTTGCAAGAGGGCTATTCTCCAATGAAGCAGGTATGGGGTCAACACCTCACGCCCACGCTGTGGCAGAAGTGAAACACCCTGCGCAACAAGGGTTTGTGGCCATGGTCGGTGTTCTCATTGATACCGTGATTATTTGTACCGTTACAGCCCTCGTTATTCTCGTAACTGACGGCGCAAATTCCAATTTAACTGGCATTGAATTAACTCAGGCCAGTTTTACTAGTGGGCTCGGAAGCTTTGGTGTTTACTTTATTGCTTTTAGTTTATTGTTCTTTAGCTTTACAACGATTTTAGGATGGGCTTACTTTGGTGAAACAAACGTGAACTATTTATTTGGTGAAAAAAGTGTGCCGTATTATCGTGCCGCTGTGCTTATCTTCATCGTCCTTGGGACTGTCTTAAACGTTCCGTTCGTTTGGCAACTTGCCGATACATTTAACGCATTTATGGTATTACCGAACGTCATTGCTCTGATCGCTTTAAGTAGCGTTGTCAAAAAATCATACAAAGAACTTTCTCAATAG
- a CDS encoding MFS transporter codes for MSTKQPIWTKSFLNISISNLFIFIVFYALLTLLPIYVTEEIGGSESEAGLIITIFLLSAIIVRPFSGRLIDRFGKKKMLVTSAAFFAAASFLYPLVDNYVALLFLRFFHGVWFSIVTTAAGGIAADTIPRERRGEGLGYFAMSMNLAVVTGPFIALTLLQYVSYMTIFLVLSGIMTIGVLCTLGVKVIENSEPAPRHKLTFDDLFEKKSFPIAIVGLFVAFSYASVISFISLYAKSIGLLEAAGFFFAVFAVAMLVSRPFTGRMFDVRGPNTVILPAFVLFALGLVTLSLTTESWMLLLAGALIGLGYGSIVPSFQTLAIQAAPESRSAHATATFFTFFDTGIATGSFILGIIVTTLGYANLYMMLGIFVIGILFFYQWIQKQKKTEKHLQSQTNY; via the coding sequence ATGTCTACTAAACAACCGATTTGGACCAAAAGTTTTTTAAACATCTCCATTAGTAATCTATTTATTTTCATCGTTTTCTATGCGCTATTAACTCTACTTCCAATTTACGTAACAGAAGAAATTGGTGGGAGTGAATCTGAAGCTGGTCTTATCATTACAATCTTCTTGTTATCTGCCATTATTGTGCGGCCTTTTTCTGGTAGATTAATTGATCGGTTTGGGAAAAAGAAAATGCTTGTCACAAGCGCAGCTTTTTTTGCAGCAGCCTCCTTTTTATACCCATTAGTGGATAACTATGTTGCGTTGCTTTTTCTTCGCTTCTTTCATGGGGTTTGGTTTAGTATTGTGACAACCGCAGCTGGCGGAATTGCAGCAGACACCATTCCACGTGAACGACGTGGAGAAGGTCTTGGTTACTTTGCGATGTCTATGAATCTAGCAGTTGTTACAGGACCATTTATCGCACTTACACTTCTTCAATATGTTTCATATATGACAATTTTCCTTGTCCTTAGTGGGATTATGACGATTGGCGTTCTCTGTACACTCGGGGTGAAAGTAATTGAAAATAGTGAACCCGCACCAAGGCATAAATTAACGTTCGATGATCTTTTTGAGAAAAAATCATTTCCTATTGCAATCGTTGGACTGTTCGTCGCATTCTCATATGCGAGTGTTATTTCATTTATTTCGCTTTATGCGAAATCAATTGGTCTTCTTGAAGCTGCAGGATTCTTTTTCGCCGTATTTGCTGTAGCGATGCTCGTCTCAAGACCTTTCACTGGCAGAATGTTTGACGTAAGAGGACCGAATACTGTCATCTTGCCTGCATTCGTTCTATTTGCGCTCGGTCTCGTTACACTTAGCTTAACAACCGAGTCATGGATGTTACTTCTTGCTGGTGCTTTAATCGGGTTAGGTTATGGATCAATTGTCCCAAGCTTTCAGACGTTAGCCATACAAGCCGCTCCTGAATCAAGAAGTGCACACGCCACTGCCACGTTTTTCACTTTTTTCGATACGGGGATTGCAACCGGATCGTTTATACTTGGGATTATCGTAACCACTTTAGGATATGCAAATCTTTACATGATGCTCGGTATCTTTGTTATTGGAATTTTGTTCTTTTATCAATGGATCCAAAAACAGAAGAAAACAGAAAAACATCTTCAATCACAAACAAATTACTAA
- a CDS encoding MarR family transcriptional regulator produces the protein MISTSDIFHNLHQQVRFITKEVNELLKHYHLYSSQWTILYCLDQFGPMKQTDIWKYLNVEAPTTTRTLVRMEKSNWITRTEGSDKRERIVRLTQEAEDLLPVIKESIQKLEESLLSQLSSEEQAHFYYLLKQIGAKKGEEQHVY, from the coding sequence ATGATTTCAACGAGCGATATTTTTCACAACTTACATCAACAAGTTCGCTTTATCACAAAAGAAGTGAACGAATTGCTAAAACACTACCACCTCTATAGTTCTCAATGGACCATTTTGTACTGCCTTGATCAATTTGGACCAATGAAACAGACAGACATTTGGAAATATTTAAATGTTGAAGCTCCTACAACAACACGCACGCTCGTGCGAATGGAGAAAAGCAACTGGATTACACGAACAGAAGGTTCTGATAAACGGGAACGGATTGTTCGTCTCACGCAGGAAGCAGAAGACCTCTTACCTGTTATTAAAGAATCCATCCAAAAATTAGAAGAATCACTTCTCTCGCAATTATCATCTGAAGAGCAAGCTCATTTTTATTATCTTTTAAAACAAATTGGAGCAAAGAAAGGAGAGGAGCAACATGTCTACTAA
- a CDS encoding FAD-dependent oxidoreductase — MEKIGLEQKLLGGIEVNVNSTWPENPEPIWRNDSRHESNPPLTESISTDVVVVGGGITGITTAYLLSKVGKKVVLLEANQLLNGTTGHTTAKITAQHDLIYDELFNHFGKEKARKYYDANNEAFQFIRQTIDELSIQCSFTEEDSYLYTTTDNYARKLTNEMNAYHKLGIHGEFQNHLPIDISIKAAIVMKNQAHFNPVAYLSPLVQKIKEQQGQIFEQTVAVDVEKGLNPIVVTKNGAKISCQTVVACTHFPFYDGNALYFSRMYAERSYVIAAKTKQAYPGGMYLSADMPKRSLRSFQMNGENIVLFGGESHKAGQGHQVTDHYQALKFFGEETFGLSQIVNRWSAQDLFTLDKLPYIGPVTKSEPNILIATGFHKWGMTNGTAAALLFRDYLLDQDSPYVDLFSPSRFHADPSIKTFLVQNANVASEFIKGKLSFTKEISELGNDEAAIVRVNGKKAGAYKGPEGDLHVVDTTCTHLYCEVKWNDDDRTWDCPCHGSRFSIDGDVLEGPADQPLINLKDELD; from the coding sequence ATGGAAAAAATAGGATTGGAACAAAAACTTTTAGGGGGAATCGAAGTGAACGTTAACAGCACATGGCCAGAAAATCCTGAGCCGATTTGGCGAAACGATAGTCGCCATGAAAGTAATCCACCACTTACTGAATCCATTTCCACTGATGTCGTTGTCGTTGGTGGTGGAATCACTGGTATAACTACTGCCTACCTTCTCTCAAAAGTCGGCAAGAAGGTGGTTCTTCTTGAGGCAAATCAACTCTTGAATGGGACGACTGGACATACGACAGCGAAAATCACTGCGCAGCACGACCTTATTTATGATGAATTATTTAACCACTTCGGAAAGGAGAAAGCGAGAAAATATTACGATGCAAACAACGAAGCGTTTCAGTTTATACGACAAACAATAGATGAGTTATCCATTCAGTGCTCTTTCACAGAAGAAGATTCCTATCTTTATACAACGACAGATAACTACGCCCGTAAACTAACGAATGAAATGAACGCTTACCATAAATTAGGGATTCACGGTGAATTTCAGAATCACCTCCCAATTGATATCTCAATTAAAGCTGCGATTGTAATGAAAAATCAAGCTCATTTCAATCCGGTAGCTTACCTTTCTCCACTTGTACAGAAGATTAAAGAGCAGCAGGGTCAAATATTCGAACAAACCGTCGCAGTCGATGTTGAAAAAGGATTAAATCCTATTGTAGTGACAAAGAATGGAGCAAAAATCTCATGTCAAACAGTCGTTGCTTGTACGCATTTTCCATTTTATGATGGCAATGCTCTTTATTTCTCTAGGATGTATGCAGAAAGATCCTATGTCATTGCAGCAAAAACAAAGCAAGCATACCCAGGTGGCATGTATCTTAGTGCCGATATGCCAAAGCGCTCCCTTAGAAGCTTTCAAATGAATGGAGAAAACATTGTTTTGTTCGGGGGTGAAAGCCACAAGGCAGGTCAAGGACATCAAGTGACAGATCACTATCAGGCCTTGAAATTTTTTGGTGAAGAAACGTTTGGCTTGTCTCAAATAGTAAATAGATGGTCAGCACAAGATCTCTTTACGCTTGATAAACTTCCGTATATAGGGCCAGTTACAAAAAGCGAGCCAAACATCCTTATTGCAACCGGATTTCATAAATGGGGAATGACGAACGGCACAGCAGCAGCCTTACTATTCCGAGACTACCTGTTAGATCAAGACAGTCCATATGTTGATCTATTCTCTCCATCTCGCTTTCATGCAGACCCAAGCATTAAAACATTTCTTGTACAAAATGCGAATGTGGCAAGTGAATTCATTAAAGGTAAATTATCGTTCACAAAAGAAATTTCAGAACTTGGTAATGATGAAGCAGCAATTGTTCGAGTAAATGGGAAGAAAGCTGGTGCCTATAAAGGTCCTGAAGGAGACCTCCATGTTGTTGATACAACATGTACTCATTTGTATTGTGAAGTAAAGTGGAATGACGATGACCGTACATGGGATTGCCCATGTCACGGATCTCGCTTCAGTATTGATGGCGATGTGCTTGAAGGACCAGCGGATCAGCCACTAATAAATTTAAAAGACGAGCTTGATTAA
- a CDS encoding diguanylate cyclase, whose product MEKYKKKFVSNMKEKYDEISARNISMTEKELYELLHTFKGTAGTVGYQVSADKAETFLSKMNLESERIVSKEETIHLLDTVMEEILEAAIENKEKEEESTIQKMIMLINPNPMVLIERKAQLEQEGYIVFAAMDLKKAQTALYDMNPDCIIVDYQLIETDQSDIAKEVREKAELQFIPFIMTDSVSSAANRINGYRFGADDFLDHEVSLEEYLLRVNGKIAKRKTIVHSVLTDELTGAYNRKYLDRKLNYIRYDLVRNDEKASLAIFDIDHFKSINDRFGHIIGDQVLRKLSQYIIDEKRRTDILIRYGGEEFVLLLPDTTAVQANQFLQRLLNGFRTKNFRFNEETFSVTFSGGIVDIDGSSTNKKLLNQADEALYRAKANGRNQMVIYESNLTDIKPVKTIRIAVVDDDEIIRTLLTSQLQQFLPDENYEIEVKSYREGESFFEDSWHKIGPSCLVLLDGIMPRMDGIEVLRKLRHESSQGKYTVMMLTGRKAEKDIVKALELGADDYITKPFSMGELEARIKRLIQKML is encoded by the coding sequence TTGGAGAAATACAAAAAGAAGTTTGTTTCAAATATGAAAGAAAAATACGACGAAATTAGTGCAAGAAATATAAGTATGACAGAAAAAGAATTATATGAGTTATTACATACATTTAAAGGTACTGCCGGAACAGTTGGATATCAGGTGTCGGCTGATAAGGCGGAAACGTTTTTGTCCAAGATGAATCTTGAAAGTGAACGAATTGTATCAAAGGAAGAAACCATTCATCTTCTTGACACTGTCATGGAGGAGATTTTAGAAGCGGCTATAGAAAATAAAGAAAAAGAAGAAGAGTCAACAATACAGAAGATGATCATGTTAATTAACCCAAACCCAATGGTGCTAATTGAGCGAAAAGCTCAGTTGGAGCAAGAGGGCTATATTGTTTTTGCGGCGATGGATCTTAAGAAGGCACAAACTGCGTTATACGATATGAATCCCGATTGTATCATTGTAGACTACCAATTAATTGAAACGGATCAATCAGATATTGCTAAAGAAGTGAGAGAAAAAGCCGAGTTACAGTTTATCCCCTTTATTATGACGGACTCAGTTAGTTCTGCTGCAAATCGCATTAATGGGTATCGTTTTGGAGCCGATGATTTCCTAGATCATGAAGTGTCGTTAGAGGAGTATCTTCTACGAGTGAATGGAAAAATAGCCAAAAGAAAAACAATTGTCCACTCTGTCTTAACCGATGAGCTTACGGGCGCTTATAATCGAAAATACCTTGATAGAAAGCTAAATTATATACGGTATGATCTTGTGAGAAATGATGAGAAAGCTTCGCTTGCTATTTTTGATATTGACCACTTTAAATCAATTAATGATAGATTTGGCCATATAATTGGGGATCAGGTCCTAAGGAAATTATCTCAGTATATCATCGATGAAAAAAGACGTACGGATATTTTAATTCGATACGGTGGTGAAGAATTTGTATTGCTTTTACCTGATACCACAGCAGTGCAGGCTAACCAATTTCTACAAAGGTTGTTAAACGGGTTTCGAACAAAAAACTTTCGATTTAACGAAGAAACTTTCTCCGTAACGTTTTCTGGAGGGATTGTGGATATTGACGGCTCTTCTACTAATAAAAAACTATTGAACCAGGCGGATGAAGCACTCTATCGAGCTAAGGCAAATGGGCGCAATCAGATGGTTATCTATGAAAGCAACCTAACAGACATAAAGCCTGTTAAAACGATCCGCATTGCGGTAGTAGACGATGATGAAATTATCCGGACTTTACTTACATCTCAGCTCCAACAGTTTCTACCGGATGAAAACTATGAAATTGAAGTGAAAAGCTATCGTGAAGGCGAAAGTTTCTTCGAAGATAGCTGGCACAAAATAGGTCCTTCTTGCCTTGTCTTACTCGATGGAATTATGCCGAGAATGGATGGCATTGAAGTATTGCGGAAATTACGTCATGAAAGTAGTCAAGGCAAATATACAGTAATGATGCTAACAGGACGCAAAGCGGAGAAAGATATTGTTAAAGCTTTGGAACTTGGTGCCGATGACTATATTACAAAGCCATTTAGTATGGGGGAATTAGAAGCTAGAATTAAAAGGCTTATTCAGAAGATGCTCTAA
- a CDS encoding HEAT repeat domain-containing protein: MSAIFIIFQVFLILFVVLTVLFLFLICEKVRSNRFDRKKSEWKEYYLEHVTRASQGDEELQLPDNDPMVEAFEEVITRYYSLIKGRASSENMDELVEKILHDHYKKRLHHHRWSIRMNTLHRIEKLRMVSLVEECVSLLNIKRTSELEVIQVLRILANLQDDRLYIILLDEEKVYPNFYYLDLFRRLDDVHLDYFIDSITNFPHWVQFALIEVMGELGEYKYLRTIESFVTSNDTEFRIRSLKSLVKVGYVTDAMKVKASLHAESWQERMMSARLFKLVRDHRFLEDLLNLLTDESWWVRTTAAESLLAQENGRSLLEDVAATHSDPFARDTAKEWLVRRGVDRVYR; the protein is encoded by the coding sequence ATGAGTGCTATTTTTATTATTTTCCAGGTGTTTTTAATCCTATTTGTTGTATTAACCGTCCTTTTTCTTTTCTTAATCTGTGAGAAAGTTCGATCGAACCGTTTTGATAGGAAGAAGAGTGAGTGGAAAGAGTATTATCTTGAACATGTTACCCGCGCTTCTCAAGGAGACGAGGAGTTACAATTACCAGATAATGATCCTATGGTTGAAGCTTTTGAAGAAGTCATTACTCGATATTATTCCCTAATAAAAGGTCGTGCCTCTTCTGAAAATATGGATGAATTAGTGGAAAAGATACTGCATGATCATTATAAAAAAAGGCTACATCATCATCGGTGGAGTATACGTATGAACACGCTACATCGAATTGAAAAATTACGTATGGTTTCGCTAGTTGAAGAATGTGTGAGTTTATTAAACATAAAACGAACGAGTGAATTAGAAGTGATTCAAGTATTGAGGATTCTTGCAAACTTACAAGATGATCGTCTTTATATAATTCTATTAGATGAAGAAAAGGTATATCCGAACTTTTATTATCTGGATCTATTTCGACGCCTGGATGATGTTCACTTAGACTACTTTATTGATTCGATAACTAACTTTCCTCATTGGGTTCAATTTGCTCTTATTGAAGTAATGGGGGAGCTGGGAGAGTATAAATATTTAAGGACAATTGAATCTTTTGTTACGTCAAACGACACGGAATTTCGAATTCGTTCATTAAAGTCTCTTGTGAAAGTTGGCTATGTGACAGATGCAATGAAGGTTAAGGCATCACTCCATGCAGAAAGCTGGCAAGAAAGGATGATGTCAGCTAGGTTGTTTAAATTGGTGAGAGATCACCGTTTTCTCGAAGATTTGTTAAACCTTCTAACTGATGAAAGCTGGTGGGTTAGAACCACTGCAGCAGAATCGCTTCTAGCTCAGGAAAATGGTCGATCGTTGTTGGAAGATGTTGCGGCAACTCATAGTGATCCATTTGCGCGTGATACTGCAAAAGAATGGTTAGTTAGAAGAGGTGTAGATCGTGTCTATCGCTAG
- a CDS encoding glycosyltransferase, giving the protein MLLIFTIFVAVYMVGIILFYLILFVISAIQLRKEYKLDQYEPYEELSQSTFTRPVSILVPAYNEEAGIVPSVRSLLSINYPEYEVVVINDGSKDQTLEAVIQSFEMVKVEKVIRKQIQSNDIISVYQSTIYENLYAIDKVNGGKADALNAGINIAHYPYFCSLDGDSIIERDAFAKVMKPIIDSKEEIVAVGGSVRIANGCTIERGEVMKVELSKTPLVVMQVIEYFRAFLMGRIGLSRHNLLLIISGAFGVFHRESVVKVNGYRTDTVGEDMDLVVRLHKQIKEERSGKRIVYVPDPVCWTEAPESSKILRRQRSRWHRGLFESLWHNKKMLCNPKYGLVGVVSMPYFLIVEFLGPVIELLGYIIMVISPFVGGIYTSFAVLLFLLAVIYGSLLSMSAVLLEEWSLKRYTKVQDLIRLYFYSLSEAFWFRPLTVFWRVEGIIQLIRRNNSWGEMSRKGVSK; this is encoded by the coding sequence ATGCTACTTATATTTACTATTTTTGTAGCTGTGTATATGGTTGGGATTATTTTATTTTACCTTATCCTCTTTGTCATCTCTGCTATCCAACTAAGGAAAGAATACAAACTTGATCAGTACGAGCCATATGAAGAATTATCTCAATCCACTTTCACAAGACCTGTGTCGATTCTAGTACCTGCTTATAATGAGGAGGCAGGTATTGTACCAAGCGTTCGCTCACTTCTTAGCATTAATTACCCGGAATATGAAGTGGTCGTTATAAACGATGGTTCAAAGGATCAGACATTAGAAGCCGTTATTCAATCATTTGAAATGGTGAAGGTTGAGAAAGTTATTCGAAAACAAATTCAGTCGAACGATATTATTAGCGTCTATCAATCAACCATTTATGAAAACCTCTATGCTATCGATAAAGTAAACGGCGGGAAAGCAGACGCACTTAATGCTGGAATAAACATTGCTCATTATCCTTATTTTTGCTCGTTAGATGGTGATTCAATTATTGAGCGAGATGCCTTTGCGAAAGTGATGAAGCCAATCATCGACTCAAAAGAAGAAATCGTAGCAGTTGGCGGAAGTGTTCGAATCGCAAATGGTTGTACAATTGAGCGAGGAGAAGTAATGAAGGTTGAACTATCAAAAACACCGCTTGTCGTCATGCAAGTGATCGAATATTTTCGAGCTTTTCTTATGGGAAGAATCGGCCTCTCGAGACATAATCTCTTATTAATTATTTCAGGTGCATTTGGCGTCTTTCATAGAGAAAGTGTTGTTAAAGTAAACGGTTATCGCACGGACACGGTCGGTGAAGATATGGATCTTGTCGTTCGACTTCATAAACAAATTAAAGAAGAGAGGTCAGGTAAAAGAATTGTATATGTTCCGGACCCCGTCTGTTGGACGGAAGCACCAGAATCTTCGAAGATCCTAAGAAGACAACGAAGTCGTTGGCACAGAGGCCTTTTCGAAAGCCTCTGGCACAATAAGAAAATGCTATGTAATCCTAAGTATGGTCTTGTTGGTGTCGTTTCAATGCCATACTTTTTAATTGTTGAGTTTCTAGGTCCTGTCATTGAATTATTAGGCTATATTATCATGGTTATCTCACCGTTTGTTGGAGGGATTTATACTTCTTTTGCAGTCCTTCTCTTCCTTCTAGCCGTTATTTATGGGTCGCTTTTATCAATGAGTGCTGTCTTGCTAGAAGAATGGAGCTTAAAAAGGTATACAAAAGTACAAGATTTAATTCGACTCTATTTCTATTCTTTATCTGAAGCGTTTTGGTTTAGGCCGTTAACTGTATTTTGGAGAGTGGAAGGAATAATTCAGCTTATTCGTCGTAATAACAGTTGGGGAGAAATGAGCAGAAAAGGGGTTTCAAAATAA
- a CDS encoding response regulator has translation MLIVDALEDDDYEIDEAEDGAEAYDYIQSNAYDLVLLDYMMPEMTGLEVIKKVREQGNHDVKIMMLTAKAQKKDEEIAREAGADYFISKPFSPVELANVVGDILGE, from the coding sequence ATGTTAATCGTTGATGCGCTTGAAGACGATGATTATGAAATCGATGAAGCTGAAGATGGCGCAGAAGCATATGACTATATTCAAAGCAATGCGTATGACCTCGTTTTACTTGATTATATGATGCCAGAAATGACCGGTCTTGAAGTGATTAAAAAGGTTCGAGAGCAAGGGAATCACGATGTTAAAATAATGATGCTTACTGCAAAAGCGCAAAAAAAAGATGAAGAGATTGCAAGAGAGGCAGGCGCGGATTACTTTATTTCTAAACCATTTAGTCCAGTGGAACTTGCAAACGTAGTAGGGGACATTCTAGGTGAATAG